The Winogradskyella schleiferi genome has a window encoding:
- the glgB gene encoding 1,4-alpha-glucan branching protein GlgB: MAEVIAHSRFTEFDINLFKAGKHYRLYEKFGSHTTTVDGVDGVYFAVWAPTAKHVSVIGDFNFWVEGEHQLNVRWDSSGIWEGFIPGAGKGSVYKYKIQSNNNDIKTEKADPYARRAEHNPKTASIVWDDDYSWKDNKWMKKRKKHNAQDAPFSVYEVHLGSWKKHVEEGRFLSYVEMADELVKYVKDMNFTHVELMPVMEFPYDPSWGYQVTGYFAPTSRFGYPEEFKLLVDKLHQSDIGIILDWVPSHFPEDAHGLGFFDGSALYEHPDPKKGYHNDWKSLIFNYGRNEVKSFLISNAIFWLDQYHADGLRVDAVASMLFLDYSREDGQWEPNMFGGRENLEAMSFLREMNEAVYASFPDVQTIAEESTAFPMVSKPTYMGGLGFGMKWMMGWMHDTLQYFAKEPVYRQYHQNDLTFSMTYAFTENFMLPLSHDEVVYGKKSILGRMPGDEWQRFGNLRLLYSYMFTHPGTNLLFQGSEFGQSGEWNFETSLEWYLLQYEPHKGVKQLIKDLNALYKKEPALYEKQFSAEGFEWIDYGDSKNSVFTYIRKGNDEKDDLIIACNMTPVPKKNYKLGLPRKGKLKEVFNSDLKAYFGSDQYKNKLKTTKAEPWHFRDQSVEIDIPPLGMVAFKYEKKAQPKKKAKAVAKMNVNTEATTKKVAKKDRAKTKK, encoded by the coding sequence ATGGCAGAAGTAATTGCACACAGTCGTTTTACGGAATTCGACATCAACCTTTTTAAAGCTGGAAAGCACTATCGTTTATACGAAAAATTCGGATCTCACACCACAACGGTTGATGGCGTAGACGGTGTTTATTTCGCCGTTTGGGCACCAACTGCCAAACATGTTTCCGTTATTGGAGATTTTAATTTTTGGGTTGAAGGCGAGCATCAATTGAATGTACGTTGGGATTCCAGTGGGATTTGGGAAGGCTTTATTCCTGGCGCTGGAAAAGGCAGTGTCTACAAATACAAAATACAGAGCAATAACAACGATATTAAAACCGAAAAAGCGGATCCTTACGCAAGAAGAGCAGAACACAATCCGAAAACAGCGTCGATTGTTTGGGATGATGACTATTCGTGGAAGGACAATAAATGGATGAAGAAGCGTAAAAAGCATAATGCTCAAGACGCTCCATTTTCGGTTTACGAAGTCCATTTAGGTTCTTGGAAAAAACACGTTGAAGAAGGCCGTTTTCTGTCTTACGTAGAAATGGCTGATGAATTAGTGAAATATGTAAAGGACATGAATTTTACACACGTAGAATTAATGCCAGTTATGGAGTTTCCGTACGACCCGTCTTGGGGTTATCAAGTAACAGGTTACTTTGCACCAACTTCACGATTTGGATATCCTGAAGAATTCAAATTATTGGTCGATAAACTACATCAAAGCGATATCGGAATTATTCTGGATTGGGTGCCATCGCACTTTCCAGAAGATGCTCATGGATTAGGTTTCTTTGATGGTTCTGCATTGTATGAACATCCAGATCCAAAAAAAGGCTATCATAACGATTGGAAGAGTTTAATATTTAACTATGGTCGTAACGAAGTCAAATCATTCTTAATTAGTAATGCTATTTTCTGGCTAGATCAATACCATGCTGATGGCTTGCGAGTTGATGCGGTTGCTTCAATGTTATTTTTGGATTACAGTCGTGAAGATGGACAATGGGAACCAAATATGTTTGGAGGAAGAGAAAATTTAGAAGCGATGTCGTTTTTAAGAGAAATGAATGAAGCAGTGTATGCTTCTTTTCCAGATGTACAGACTATCGCAGAAGAATCCACAGCGTTCCCTATGGTTTCTAAGCCAACATATATGGGTGGATTAGGTTTTGGTATGAAATGGATGATGGGCTGGATGCACGATACACTTCAGTATTTTGCTAAAGAACCGGTTTATAGACAATATCATCAAAACGATTTGACCTTCTCAATGACTTATGCGTTTACAGAGAATTTTATGTTACCATTAAGTCATGATGAAGTCGTTTATGGTAAAAAATCAATTCTGGGACGTATGCCAGGCGATGAGTGGCAACGTTTCGGTAATTTAAGACTGTTGTACAGCTATATGTTTACACATCCAGGAACGAACTTATTGTTTCAAGGCTCGGAGTTTGGTCAAAGTGGCGAATGGAATTTTGAAACCAGTCTTGAATGGTATTTATTGCAATATGAACCTCATAAAGGTGTGAAGCAATTGATTAAAGATTTAAACGCTCTTTACAAAAAAGAACCTGCCTTGTATGAAAAACAATTTTCAGCAGAGGGATTTGAATGGATAGATTATGGTGATTCTAAAAATTCGGTATTCACCTATATTAGAAAAGGAAACGATGAAAAGGATGATTTAATCATTGCTTGCAATATGACACCAGTTCCTAAAAAGAACTACAAGTTGGGCTTACCGAGAAAAGGAAAACTGAAAGAAGTTTTTAATAGTGATTTAAAAGCATATTTTGGAAGCGATCAATACAAGAATAAATTGAAAACAACTAAGGCTGAGCCTTGGCATTTTAGAGATCAATCTGTTGAGATTGATATTCCACCATTGGGAATGGTTGCTTTTAAATACGAAAAGAAGGCTCAACCTAAGAAGAAAGCTAAAGCTGTAGCTAAAATGAATGTCAATACAGAGGCTACAACTAAGAAGGTTGCTAAAAAGGATAGGGCAAAAACTAAAAAATAA
- a CDS encoding ATP-dependent Clp protease ATP-binding subunit — MDDNFSPRVKDVIAYSKEEALRLGHDFIGTEHLMLGLLRDGNGKAIDILGALEVDLNHLRRKVEILSPANPNIVTTSNEKKNLHLTRQAERALKTTFLEAKLFQSTSINTAHLLLCILRNENDPTTKLLNKLKVDYDNVKEEFKSMATNEDDYLETPKAESFSDDDMNDDGDAKQNPFGGQASKTNKKSKTPVLDNFGRDLTVLAEEDKLDPVVGREKEIQRVSQILSRRKKNNPLLIGEPGVGKSAIAEGLALRIVKRKVSRTLFNKRVVTLDLASLVAGTKYRGQFEERMKAVMNELEKNDDIILFIDEIHTIVGAGGATGSLDASNMFKPALARGEIQCIGATTLDEYRQYIEKDGALERRFQKVIVEPTSVEETIEILNNIKSKYEEHHNVDYTNEAIEACVKLTNRYMTERFLPDKAIDALDEAGSRVHITNIDVPKQILELEKKLEEVKETKNSVVKKQKYEEAAKLRDDEKRLEKELATAQEKWEEETKQHKEVVTEDNVADVVSMMTGIPVNKIAQTEINKLSQLPELIKGKVVGQDQAVAKVVKAIQRNRAGLKDPNKPIGSFIFLGQTGVGKTQLAKVLARELFDSDDALVRIDMSEYMEKFAISRLVGAPPGYVGYEEGGQLTEKIRRKPYAVVLLDEIEKAHPDVFNMLLQVLDDGYLTDSLGRKIDFRNAIIIMTSNIGARKLKDFGSGVGFGTSAKAAQESDYAKGVIENALKKAFAPEFLNRIDDVVVFNALEKEDISKIIDIELVKLIDRIKDIGYELKLTAKAKDYIAEKGFDKQYGARPLNRAIQKYVEDALAEEIINSKIHEGDTITMDLDEKNDALSIKIKSTGKTTES, encoded by the coding sequence ATGGATGATAATTTTTCCCCAAGAGTTAAAGATGTTATTGCTTATAGCAAAGAAGAAGCCTTGCGATTAGGCCATGATTTTATTGGAACCGAGCATTTAATGCTTGGACTTTTAAGAGATGGCAATGGCAAAGCAATAGATATATTAGGTGCATTAGAAGTGGATTTGAATCACTTAAGGCGTAAAGTAGAGATTTTAAGTCCTGCTAACCCAAACATAGTAACCACCTCTAACGAAAAAAAGAATTTACACTTAACCAGACAAGCAGAGCGTGCATTAAAAACAACGTTTTTAGAAGCAAAATTGTTTCAAAGCACCTCAATTAACACAGCACATTTATTATTGTGTATTTTAAGAAATGAAAATGATCCAACAACTAAGCTTTTAAACAAGCTAAAAGTAGATTATGATAACGTAAAAGAAGAATTTAAATCTATGGCAACTAACGAAGATGATTATTTAGAAACCCCAAAAGCAGAATCGTTTTCTGATGATGATATGAATGATGATGGCGATGCTAAGCAAAATCCATTTGGTGGACAAGCGAGTAAAACGAACAAGAAATCAAAAACCCCAGTTTTAGATAATTTTGGAAGGGACTTAACGGTTCTCGCAGAAGAAGACAAATTGGATCCCGTTGTAGGGCGAGAAAAAGAAATACAGCGTGTATCCCAAATTTTAAGTCGAAGAAAGAAAAACAATCCTTTATTAATAGGAGAACCTGGTGTCGGTAAATCTGCCATTGCAGAAGGATTAGCACTAAGAATTGTAAAACGAAAAGTTTCACGTACCTTATTTAATAAACGCGTCGTAACTTTAGACTTGGCTAGTTTAGTCGCAGGTACAAAGTATAGAGGTCAGTTTGAAGAACGCATGAAAGCGGTAATGAACGAACTCGAAAAGAATGATGATATTATTCTTTTTATAGATGAGATCCATACTATCGTTGGTGCAGGTGGTGCAACAGGAAGCTTAGATGCATCTAACATGTTCAAACCAGCATTGGCAAGAGGCGAAATACAATGTATTGGTGCCACAACTTTAGATGAATACAGACAATACATAGAAAAAGATGGGGCTTTAGAGCGTCGTTTTCAGAAAGTGATAGTAGAACCAACTTCTGTTGAAGAAACCATTGAAATACTTAACAATATTAAAAGTAAGTATGAAGAACATCATAATGTGGATTATACGAATGAAGCGATTGAAGCTTGTGTGAAATTGACGAACCGTTATATGACGGAGCGTTTTTTACCGGACAAAGCCATTGATGCTTTAGATGAGGCTGGTTCTCGGGTTCATATAACCAATATTGATGTACCGAAACAAATTCTTGAATTGGAAAAGAAACTTGAAGAAGTTAAAGAAACCAAGAATAGCGTTGTTAAAAAACAGAAATATGAAGAAGCTGCTAAGCTAAGAGATGATGAAAAACGATTAGAAAAAGAACTAGCAACAGCTCAGGAAAAATGGGAAGAAGAAACCAAACAACATAAAGAAGTAGTGACGGAAGATAATGTTGCCGATGTGGTTTCCATGATGACCGGAATTCCTGTAAATAAAATTGCACAGACCGAAATCAATAAACTCTCTCAATTACCTGAATTAATAAAAGGTAAAGTAGTCGGACAAGATCAAGCAGTTGCAAAAGTTGTAAAAGCTATTCAGAGAAACAGAGCTGGACTTAAAGATCCAAATAAGCCAATTGGTTCATTTATATTTCTAGGTCAAACTGGTGTTGGTAAAACGCAGTTAGCTAAAGTCTTAGCTCGTGAGTTATTCGATAGTGATGACGCACTGGTAAGAATCGACATGAGTGAATACATGGAAAAATTTGCTATTTCCCGTTTAGTTGGAGCACCTCCAGGATACGTTGGTTACGAAGAAGGTGGGCAATTAACAGAAAAAATAAGACGTAAACCTTATGCCGTTGTTCTTTTGGATGAAATTGAAAAAGCCCATCCAGATGTCTTTAATATGTTATTACAAGTTTTAGATGACGGTTATTTAACGGATAGCTTAGGTCGTAAAATTGATTTTAGAAATGCCATTATCATCATGACTTCTAATATTGGTGCCCGAAAATTAAAAGATTTCGGATCTGGCGTTGGTTTTGGAACTTCCGCAAAAGCAGCTCAAGAATCTGATTATGCGAAAGGTGTGATAGAAAACGCCCTTAAAAAAGCATTTGCACCGGAATTTCTAAACAGAATTGATGATGTCGTAGTGTTCAATGCTTTAGAGAAAGAAGATATAAGTAAAATTATCGATATTGAACTGGTTAAATTAATTGACAGAATTAAAGATATAGGCTATGAGCTTAAGTTAACCGCAAAAGCTAAAGACTATATTGCTGAAAAAGGATTTGACAAACAATATGGTGCCCGACCGCTAAATAGAGCGATCCAGAAATATGTAGAAGATGCACTTGCTGAAGAAATCATAAATTCTAAAATTCATGAAGGTGATACTATTACTATGGATTTAGATGAAAAAAATGATGCTTTGAGCATTAAAATTAAATCTACCGGTAAAACGACTGAATCTTAA
- the gyrA gene encoding DNA gyrase subunit A yields the protein MAEGEKLIPINIEDEMKSAYIDYSMSVIVSRALPDVRDGLKPVHRRVLYGMHELGIRANSAHKKSARIVGEVLGKYHPHGDTSVYDTMVRMAQEWSLRYMLVDGQGNFGSVDGDSPAAMRYTEARMRKISEDMLADIDKETVDHKLNFDDTLEEPTVLPTRIPGLLVNGASGIAVGMATNMPPHNLTEVVNGTIAYIENNDIEIDELMQHIKAPDFPTGGTIYGYDGVKEAFHTGRGRIVMRGKANIEEVQGRECIIVTEIPYQVNKADMIKKTADLVNEKKMDGIASIRDESDRNGMRIVYVLKRDAIPNIVLNKLYKYSALQTSFSVNNIALVKGRPQLLNLKELIHYFVEHRHEVVVRRTTYELRKAEERAHILEGLIIASDNIDEVIKIIRASSNADEARNNLIERFKLSEIQAKAIVEMRLRQLTGLEQDKLRAEYEEIMKTIIDLKDILEKKDRRMAIIKEELEVVREKYGDERRSIIEYAGGDLSIEDMIPDEQVVITISHAGYIKRTSLTEYKTQHRGGVGQKASTTRNEDFLEHLFVGTNHQYMLFFTQKGKCFWMRVYEIPEGSKTSKGRAIQNLINIEQDDKVMAFICTQDLKDEDYINSHYVIMATKKGQVKKTSLEQYSRPRSNGINAITIKEDDVLLEAKLTTGESQVMLALKSGKAIRFEEAKTRPMGRNASGVRGIRLQNEKTDEVIGMIAVDDMESNILVVSENGYGKRSSLEDYRITNRGGKGVKTISITEKTGNLVSIKNVTDEDDLMIINKSGIAIRMAVADLRVMGRATQGVKLINLKGNDSIAAVAKVMKDEEDDIEDIISEEIIDSESTDSQDSNEDGTAIDEDDTETEN from the coding sequence ATGGCAGAAGGAGAAAAACTCATTCCAATTAACATTGAAGATGAAATGAAATCGGCTTACATTGATTATTCAATGTCGGTCATTGTGTCACGTGCGTTACCAGATGTAAGAGATGGATTAAAGCCGGTTCACAGACGTGTACTTTATGGTATGCATGAACTAGGTATTAGAGCAAATTCGGCACATAAAAAATCAGCAAGAATAGTTGGTGAAGTTTTAGGTAAGTATCATCCGCATGGTGATACCTCGGTTTATGACACTATGGTACGTATGGCTCAGGAGTGGAGTTTACGTTACATGTTAGTCGATGGCCAAGGGAATTTTGGTTCTGTAGATGGCGATAGTCCAGCGGCAATGCGATATACTGAAGCGCGTATGCGTAAAATATCTGAGGACATGTTGGCAGATATTGATAAGGAAACCGTAGATCATAAATTAAATTTTGATGATACTTTAGAAGAACCTACCGTTCTTCCAACACGTATTCCAGGACTTTTAGTTAACGGTGCTTCTGGTATCGCTGTGGGTATGGCAACCAATATGCCACCACATAATTTAACTGAAGTTGTTAATGGAACCATCGCCTATATTGAAAATAATGATATAGAGATTGACGAATTAATGCAACACATTAAAGCTCCAGATTTTCCGACAGGTGGAACAATCTATGGTTATGATGGCGTTAAGGAAGCTTTCCATACAGGTCGTGGACGTATTGTAATGCGCGGAAAAGCGAATATTGAAGAAGTACAAGGCAGGGAATGTATTATTGTAACAGAGATTCCTTATCAAGTGAACAAAGCAGACATGATTAAGAAAACTGCGGACTTGGTAAACGAAAAGAAAATGGATGGTATTGCCTCTATTCGTGATGAATCGGATAGAAATGGTATGCGTATTGTTTATGTTTTGAAGCGTGACGCAATTCCTAATATTGTTCTCAATAAACTATATAAGTACTCTGCTTTACAGACGTCTTTTAGTGTTAATAATATAGCACTAGTGAAAGGCCGTCCGCAATTGTTGAATTTAAAAGAATTAATTCATTATTTCGTAGAGCATAGGCATGAGGTTGTTGTAAGACGTACCACCTATGAATTGCGTAAAGCTGAAGAGCGCGCACATATTTTAGAAGGCTTAATTATAGCTTCAGATAATATTGATGAGGTTATTAAAATTATTCGTGCATCTTCTAATGCCGATGAAGCGCGTAATAATTTAATTGAACGCTTTAAATTGTCTGAGATTCAGGCAAAAGCTATTGTTGAGATGCGTTTGCGTCAGTTAACAGGCTTAGAGCAGGATAAATTACGTGCTGAGTATGAGGAGATCATGAAAACGATCATTGACCTTAAAGATATTTTGGAAAAGAAAGACCGCCGAATGGCTATTATAAAAGAAGAGCTTGAGGTTGTTAGGGAAAAATATGGAGATGAGCGTCGTTCTATAATTGAATATGCCGGAGGAGACTTGAGCATTGAAGATATGATTCCAGATGAGCAAGTGGTTATTACCATTTCCCATGCAGGTTATATAAAACGTACATCACTTACGGAATACAAAACCCAGCATAGAGGAGGTGTTGGACAAAAAGCTTCGACCACTCGTAATGAAGATTTCTTAGAGCATTTATTTGTAGGTACCAATCATCAATATATGTTGTTCTTTACGCAAAAAGGAAAATGTTTCTGGATGCGAGTTTATGAAATTCCAGAGGGATCAAAAACGTCTAAAGGTAGAGCGATTCAGAATCTCATAAATATTGAGCAAGATGATAAGGTTATGGCTTTCATTTGTACGCAAGATTTAAAAGATGAAGATTATATTAATAGTCACTATGTCATCATGGCGACTAAGAAAGGCCAGGTTAAGAAAACCTCTTTAGAGCAGTATTCCAGACCAAGATCTAATGGAATCAACGCCATTACTATTAAGGAAGATGATGTTTTATTGGAAGCGAAGTTAACAACTGGAGAAAGCCAAGTAATGTTGGCCTTGAAATCTGGTAAAGCCATTCGTTTTGAAGAAGCCAAGACAAGACCAATGGGGAGAAATGCTTCTGGTGTTCGTGGTATTCGACTTCAAAATGAAAAAACAGACGAAGTTATAGGTATGATCGCTGTTGATGATATGGAAAGCAATATCCTTGTCGTTTCTGAGAATGGCTATGGGAAACGTTCAAGTTTAGAAGATTACAGAATTACCAATAGAGGCGGAAAAGGTGTAAAAACCATTTCTATTACAGAAAAAACAGGTAACTTAGTATCAATTAAAAATGTGACCGACGAAGACGATTTAATGATTATCAATAAATCTGGTATTGCGATTCGTATGGCAGTAGCCGATTTGCGTGTTATGGGAAGAGCTACGCAAGGGGTTAAATTAATAAACCTGAAAGGAAACGATTCTATTGCTGCGGTTGCAAAAGTAATGAAGGATGAAGAAGACGATATCGAAGATATAATCTCTGAAGAAATTATAGATTCCGAATCAACTGATAGTCAAGACTCTAATGAAGATGGCACGGCTATTGATGAAGATGACACTGAAACTGAAAACTAA
- a CDS encoding tetratricopeptide repeat protein, which translates to MKKLMTLVLLVAVASMSFAQKKELKEVEKALKNSNFADAKSAVSAAEALMGDMDDKSKAKFYLLKAQALYANGAGTGANIDEAIESLDKLKTLESEMGKLKYTKEANDMTAEMVNTFLTKANDAFTENKYKAAAKGFERVYRMSPKDTLYLYYAASAAVSEPDYDTALDYYIQLKNLGYDGGEMVYYATNVETNEEESFRDKASRDLSVKAKMHSDPKDEKAESKKAEIVKNIALIYVSQGEDEKALGAMADARAENPDDLGLLLSEANVYLKMGNTEKFKILMEEATQKDPNNAELQYNLGVLAAEAGNQEDAIKYYEKAIAIDPNHVDSYNNIAVVILEGEANVVEEMNNLGTSAADNKKYDELKKQRTEIYEEAIPYLIKALDLKETNLNAAMTLMNIYSALGETDKFKAMKARVEAMQSSAEGN; encoded by the coding sequence ATGAAAAAATTAATGACATTAGTGCTTCTAGTAGCTGTAGCGTCAATGTCCTTTGCACAGAAAAAAGAGCTAAAGGAAGTTGAAAAAGCACTTAAAAATTCGAATTTTGCAGATGCCAAATCAGCAGTTTCTGCAGCGGAAGCCTTAATGGGAGATATGGACGATAAGTCTAAAGCGAAGTTCTATCTCTTAAAAGCACAAGCATTGTATGCCAATGGCGCAGGTACAGGTGCTAACATTGACGAAGCGATTGAAAGCTTAGACAAATTGAAAACGCTAGAGTCCGAAATGGGAAAATTGAAATATACCAAAGAAGCAAACGATATGACTGCTGAAATGGTAAATACGTTTTTAACCAAGGCTAACGATGCTTTTACAGAAAATAAATATAAAGCTGCGGCAAAAGGTTTTGAAAGGGTTTATAGAATGTCTCCTAAGGATACATTATACCTGTATTATGCAGCTTCAGCAGCTGTCTCAGAACCCGATTATGATACCGCTTTAGATTATTACATTCAACTTAAAAACTTGGGTTATGACGGTGGAGAAATGGTATATTATGCTACTAATGTAGAGACAAATGAAGAAGAAAGTTTTAGGGATAAAGCATCTAGAGACCTATCAGTAAAAGCAAAAATGCATTCTGATCCGAAAGATGAAAAAGCCGAATCTAAAAAAGCGGAAATTGTGAAGAATATCGCTTTAATCTATGTCTCTCAAGGAGAGGATGAAAAGGCTTTGGGTGCTATGGCAGATGCTAGGGCAGAAAATCCGGACGATCTAGGTTTATTATTGTCAGAAGCGAATGTATATCTTAAAATGGGTAATACAGAAAAATTTAAAATTTTGATGGAAGAAGCAACTCAAAAGGATCCAAACAATGCTGAGTTGCAATATAACCTTGGTGTTTTAGCTGCAGAAGCTGGAAACCAGGAAGATGCCATTAAATATTATGAAAAAGCTATTGCTATCGACCCCAATCATGTAGATTCGTACAATAATATTGCGGTTGTTATACTGGAAGGTGAAGCAAATGTTGTTGAAGAAATGAACAATTTAGGTACAAGTGCCGCAGATAATAAAAAGTACGATGAGTTAAAAAAACAGCGTACTGAAATTTATGAAGAAGCAATACCTTACTTGATAAAAGCACTAGATTTAAAAGAAACCAATCTTAATGCAGCTATGACTTTGATGAATATCTATAGTGCATTGGGTGAAACAGATAAGTTTAAGGCAATGAAAGCTAGAGTTGAAGCTATGCAAAGTTCAGCTGAAGGAAATTAA
- a CDS encoding C40 family peptidase, with protein sequence MQYGICNLGIVPIRLEPNDTSEMVTQALYGDFFKVLEQRKKWSRIRFAFDNYEGWIDNKQYQEIEELNYNDLDKSEINLSKDLIEFVSDDSNNLYPIPVGSDLNGLSLLNHQFDGIAVTSKRAKENIINSSFLFLNAPYLWGGKTPFGIDCSGFTQMVYKLNGYKLFRDASEQATQGEALSFIEESEPGDLAFFDNVEGNITHVGIIMEDNYIIHAHGKVRIDRLDHSGIYNIEKNTHTHRLRVIKKIV encoded by the coding sequence ATGCAATACGGCATTTGCAATCTAGGGATTGTACCTATACGATTAGAACCCAACGATACCAGTGAAATGGTAACGCAAGCATTGTATGGAGATTTTTTCAAAGTGCTTGAACAACGAAAAAAGTGGAGTCGTATTCGTTTTGCATTTGATAATTATGAAGGTTGGATTGATAATAAGCAATATCAAGAAATTGAAGAGCTTAATTATAATGACCTTGATAAATCAGAAATTAACCTTTCCAAAGATTTAATTGAATTTGTTTCGGACGATTCAAATAACCTTTACCCTATTCCTGTAGGATCAGATTTGAATGGTTTGAGTTTATTAAATCATCAATTTGATGGCATTGCAGTAACTTCAAAAAGGGCAAAGGAAAATATTATCAATTCGTCGTTTTTATTTTTGAACGCGCCATATTTATGGGGTGGAAAAACACCTTTTGGAATTGATTGTTCCGGTTTTACGCAAATGGTCTACAAACTAAATGGTTATAAACTGTTTAGGGACGCTTCCGAACAAGCTACACAAGGTGAGGCCTTAAGTTTTATTGAAGAAAGCGAACCAGGTGATTTGGCTTTTTTTGATAATGTAGAAGGCAACATTACGCATGTAGGCATTATCATGGAAGATAATTATATCATTCACGCACATGGTAAGGTAAGAATTGACCGATTAGACCATAGCGGCATTTATAATATTGAGAAAAACACACATACTCATAGACTGAGAGTTATTAAAAAGATTGTATAA
- a CDS encoding acetyl-CoA C-acyltransferase: protein MNKDVVIVSAVRTPIGSFLGSLSTVPAPRLGAAAIKGALDKINLKPEMVDEVLMGNVVQAGTGQAPARQAAIYAGIPDTVPCTTINKVCASGMKAVMQAAQAIQLGDAEIIVAGGMENMSLIPHYYHARTGTKFGPATLEDGMQKDGLVDAYDKNAMGVCADACATEYKFSREDQDAFAVQSYERSKAAWDDGKFKDEVIAVEVPQRRGEPTIVDRDEEYTNVKMEKIPALRPAFTKDGTVTAANASTINDGAAALVLMSREKAEELGLTPLATIKSYADAATEPKWFTTAPAKALPKALKKANMELDAVDYFEFNEAFSVVGLANMKILGLDDSKVNVNGGAVSLGHPLGCSGARILVTLINVLHQNDAKLGAAAICNGGGGASAMVIERA from the coding sequence ATGAATAAGGACGTCGTTATCGTTTCAGCCGTTAGAACACCCATAGGAAGTTTTTTAGGAAGTTTATCTACAGTACCTGCTCCACGATTAGGTGCTGCAGCCATCAAAGGAGCTTTAGATAAGATTAATTTGAAACCTGAAATGGTTGATGAAGTTCTCATGGGAAATGTCGTACAAGCTGGTACTGGTCAGGCACCTGCGCGGCAAGCTGCAATTTATGCTGGTATTCCAGATACAGTGCCCTGTACCACAATAAACAAAGTCTGCGCCTCTGGGATGAAGGCTGTGATGCAAGCGGCACAAGCTATTCAATTAGGCGATGCTGAAATTATTGTTGCTGGTGGTATGGAAAACATGAGTTTGATTCCACATTATTATCACGCTAGGACTGGAACAAAATTCGGACCTGCAACACTGGAAGATGGCATGCAAAAGGACGGATTAGTTGATGCTTATGATAAAAATGCCATGGGAGTTTGTGCAGATGCCTGTGCTACTGAATATAAATTCTCTAGAGAGGACCAAGATGCTTTTGCTGTTCAATCATACGAACGCTCCAAAGCCGCTTGGGACGATGGTAAATTTAAAGATGAAGTCATTGCCGTTGAAGTTCCTCAACGTAGAGGCGAACCTACAATTGTTGATAGAGATGAAGAATACACCAATGTAAAAATGGAAAAAATTCCTGCTTTACGTCCTGCGTTTACTAAGGATGGGACAGTAACTGCAGCAAATGCCTCAACTATAAATGATGGCGCAGCTGCCTTGGTTTTAATGAGCAGGGAAAAAGCTGAAGAATTAGGTTTAACTCCTTTGGCGACCATAAAAAGTTATGCAGATGCTGCTACCGAACCTAAATGGTTTACAACCGCACCAGCTAAAGCATTACCTAAAGCATTGAAAAAAGCAAATATGGAATTAGATGCTGTTGATTATTTTGAATTTAATGAAGCATTTTCAGTCGTTGGCTTGGCGAATATGAAAATTTTAGGATTGGACGACAGTAAAGTCAATGTTAATGGAGGAGCCGTTTCGTTGGGTCATCCGCTAGGATGTTCTGGTGCAAGAATTCTTGTGACATTAATCAATGTGTTACATCAAAATGATGCCAAACTAGGTGCTGCAGCTATTTGTAATGGTGGTGGTGGCGCTTCTGCAATGGTAATAGAACGCGCTTAA